The DNA window TGACATCCACGAGGGCCGAGAGCTCTGACGTCATCGAGGCGCACTTCACGTGCGCGAGGCTTTCCGGTCCTCGTATTCGCATTCCGTTACAGGCTTCTTTTCTTTAATCCCGGATACTCGAGAACGCGCGCCGGTCCGTATCAGTCGATCCATTTCAGGGCGTCGGGATAATTCTTCCGTTTGGGCACGTAGAGTCGGCTTTTGGATGGATAGCCGAGGGTTATGCCGTTAGCCAGCCGGCCTTCCGACACCTGGAGTTCGTTTCGGATCTCATCTTCACAATACAGCACTCCGGCGAACCAACAAGTGGCCAGTCCTTTTGAGTGGGAAGCGAGAAGAAAAGTCTGGGTCCAGGCCGCAGCCGATTGCATGTCGATTTCCACACCATGACCGCTTGGAACCACGAAAACGAAGATCATTGCCGGGGCGCCGCCCAAGGTAGAAAAGAAACCTCGTGTACGCGAAACAACTTTCGGCTTCTCTTCGAGCGCCTTTCCAAGCTTTTCCTTGATCTGTTTATCAAAGGCGATGGTCAGGAATCGTTTGATTCTGTCGAGCATTTCCGGATTCCGAACCACGACGATTCTCCAATTCTGTGCATTCTCAGGAGAGGGAGCCCAGTTGGCAATTTCAATCAGCTCCTGAAGCGTCTCCGTAGTCACGGGCCTTTCCGAGTATTCCCGTATGCTGCGCCGCGTTTCGATGATCGCCCGTACCGTATCGTAAACGGACAGCGCGCCTTTCTCATGGGAAATTCCCAGCCAATTAGGAATAAGCTCTTCCGAAATGCGTAATGTAGATAAATCCATCATAGGCTATCTCGATCGCAGAAAACCATGTTGCAGTACATGAGTGTTCTCCTTGTACGATCGCTGCCTTGAGACTATTCCGTTTCAGTGCGTTGGCGCCCGACGGGGGGGTGACTCTGAAGGCAACGTCAGGCGGCGAATCGCTTCAGACGATGGAGATCCTTCCGTCTATAGGTATACATATACACAATGAAGCAGAAACCTTCAAACGCAAAAGCCAAACTCCCGCGCGGTCCTTTTTTCGATGGGATACGGCAGCCCGGCAGCCCATACCGGGACGGCCTTATCCCTCTCCGCCGGGCAGATGATGGAAATGGTATGGTTTGGTCCGCAAGCGAAAGTGTTACTCAGTGAGAAGAGCGTTGCCCGAATCGGACGTCCGAGGATTTAAGTTTGCCAGAGTTTGATGAAGTCGAGATTGCAGTGATGCAAATGAAAACGCGTTCCGTACCGTTAAGAGGAACATGTCCCGATTTCGAAGCAAAGGTTTTTCAAAATAACCGAAAATGTCCGGATCCTCCAGATCCACCAGAGGCCACCTTTCCTCCATTTCAAAGATCAGAATGATTTGAACGAAAGGATTCTTCATGCGGAGTTGAGGCAACACGGCGTGTCCGTTAAGCCGATATTCATCGCTGGACACGATTACGACCTGAACGTTGCCCATATCCGACCAGTCGGCGTTGTCCGACGGAGTGATCCGCAACACCCGGAAACCCTTCTGGACCAGATAGTAGGCCAGCAAGTCGTGAAATTCGTTTTGTTCCATTAAAAGCAGTATCGAACCCATGGTTTTTCCCCTCGACGTCCTACGGCTCACCAGAAGTTGTTTCGCGCGTTTGCCGGGCTTTACCAATACAGCACAGGCAAAGCGGCTCCTCGATGTCCCCGCCGTCACGGAAACCCGAGCCCAGTGCTCCTCAGTAAAGCAAGATACATGCCAAGTAGGCCGCGATTCGCAGCGAGATTTGGGGGCGGCTTACCTATTGATATTACATACAAAATAGCGATAGACGATCTTGATGCGAAAAAGAGGTCGGGGAGCCGCTCAATAATTGAGCAATTGGTGGGGTTCAGCCTACTCCGGATTGCCCAGATTTTGAGCAATGGAATCCAATTCCTCCTCCATGCCATAGGCCTTGATTTTCGAAATGAGCGTATTTCGACTGACCCCAAGCAGTTTGGCGGCCAAGGTTTGGTTGTTTTCAGCTCTGACCAGAGCAAGGCGAATCATACGCCGCTCCATTTCTTTCAGGTGGAGCGAGCCGGCGCGATCCGCATCATCCAGTCCGATAGGAATGTGCCGAGCGATGTCTGGGCTTCGAAGCATTTTGCCCTGACACGAAACGCTGGCGCGGAGCACCACGTTTCTCAATTCCCGGACATTTCCGGGCCAATGGTAGGAGTGGAGAAGGTCCTCCGCTTGAGAAGTGATGCCTTCCACTTCGATTCCTGTCTCCATTCTCAACTGTCTGCAGAAGAAGCGGGCCAAAATGCTGATGTCTTCTTTTCTCTTGCGCAGCGGATCAAGGTGTATCGTATAAATATTGATCCTGTGATAGAGATCCCGCCGAAACGCACCGTTTTCGATCGCCTTCATCAAGTCCATGTTGGTGGCGGTTACGAGCCGGAAATCGGAACGAAAACGCTCGCTCCCTCCGACTCGTTGGTACGTCTTTTCTTCCAAGACCCTCAGAAGTTTCGTCTGTAAGGCGGGCGACGCATCACCGATTTCGTCGAGAAACAGCGTGCCGCCGTTCACCGTTTCAAAGTAGCCCTGACTTCTCGTGGCGGCGCCGGTATATGCACCTTTTTCATGTCCGAAAAGAGCGGTTTCCAGCAGCGTTTCGGGTAGTTCTGCGCTGTTTACGGTCAGGAAGACGCCTTCCCTGCGTGGACTGAGATCATGGATGGCGCGGGCCACCAATCCTTTACCGGTTCCGGTTTCCCCCGTAATCAGCAGGTCGATTTCATACTTGGCCACTTCTCTGATGGCCGCTTTCACCTCTTGGACATTTTCCGAGATTCCCAGAATTTCCGCGGGTACTTGCTTTTCTAATGACTTCTCTTTCCTCAGACGTTCCAGTTCCCGCTCTTGCCACATTTTGATGATGCCTTGCCTGAGCGTTTGCCAGAACAGTTCCTGATCTTTTCTGATCGGCTTTTCGAAGTAGTGGTAGGCGCCCTCTTTTAAGGCTTCAACCGCTCCTTCCGTACTGCCGTACTGGGTGATGATAATCACGGGCAGACGCGGATCGTGGTCCTGAACGATTCGAAATAGGTCCAACCCGCTCATTTCCGGCATGGTGATATCCGTTATCACGGCGTCCCATTCTTCCTGCGACAGCAGGTTGATGGCCCGGAGCGGCGAGGAGCAGGTAGTGAAAGTGAAACCGCTGGACTTGCCCAACTGCGACATAATGTCGAGGAATTCTTCGTTGTCATCAACCAGTAGGATCTTCGATGTCGAAAAATCTTTCAAGAGGTCCTCGCTTCCCGTTCGATCGTTTCTTCCCTGACTTTTGGAATCTCCGGTTCGAGTGTGCGCTTTTTCCCCTGTGAACGCCAGAGCGGAAACGTTAACACAAAGTGAGCCCCACCGCCATCTTCCACACAGTTGACTTCTCCTTCGTGGGCCTGAACGACGGATCGGACGATACTCAGTCCGAGGCCGGTCCCTTTCCCCCGTTTGGTGGTGAAAAATGGATCGAATATGGTTTGGTGCATTTCTTTCGCAATGCCCGGACCGGAGTCAAGGAAATCCACAACGAGTCTGTGGTCCCAAGCTCGAGCGGAAATATGAATGGTCCCTCCCTCCGACATGGCGTCCAACGAGTTATGGATCAAGTTGTTAAACACGTGCTCCAACAACCCGGGGTCCGCCCAAATAGCCGGAAGATCGGACTCGACCTCGAGCTCCGCAGTCACACCGTATTTTTCCAGCACAAGCCGATTCTGCTCAACAATGGAGGAGAGAAAGCTTTGAACCGGCAATATTTCAGGGTGAATGAATTTGGACCTGGAAAATCTCGAGAAGTCGCGGCAGATCTGATCGATGCGCTCCACATTCTGCTCGATAGCCTGAAAAAAGGCCTGGCCCGACCCGGAAATACCTTGGTTCCGATGAAGGTCCAGCAACATGGAGATATTGCTCAAACGATTTCCTATTTCATGGTTCACTTTGCTTGCCGCTTCTCCCATGGCGGCCAGATTTTGGAGCCTGGCCTTCTCCTCGACAGCTTTTAACTCCCGCTCAATATGATCCAGGAGATTGGATCGCATCAAGTCGAAATCCCAGGCGAGTCTCCCCACCTCGTCATGACTCGTTGCGTTGACTTTTTGTGAAAAATCTCCCCGGGAAATGGCGATCGCGGATTCGTGGAGGCTTCGGATGGGTTTCAAGAATCGGCGCGCCGCGTACATGCCCACTACGGTGCAAAGCCAGATCATGAACGCCCCGATCAGGATGCTTTCCATGTAGAGTTCGGCTTTTTGCGCGAACAACCTCGAATATACCCCGCGCACAACAAACACCCATCCCGTCTCGGGGTAGAATCGCATGTGAATGAGGTTCTCCTCGCCCTGGATTTCCTCCTCCCAGCGGTTCCTTTGTCCTTTACCGACATGGCTGAGGTAGTACGCATAAGGCACATGGGAGGCCTCGAAGGTATTTTGCACGAGATTGGTGGCAACCACCATGCCCTTGGATTCAATCAGCTCCAGAATGATTCCTGGAAGACCGACCATGGACGTGAACATTTGATAGAAATAGCGTGCGTCCAATTCGAGGAACAGGATCCGTTCCACACGCTGTCTGAAGTGTACGGGAACCGTAGCGTACATGAGGGGGAATCCTTCTTCGTCCCTCAGGATACTGGTCAGACAGGGTCCGGAGAATATTCGATCACCGAATTCCAGACGTCGATATTTATCCATAACCTCGGACTTGCGGGTGGTGCTCGAGAGGCCGACCTGTCCGTCTCTTTCGATCAATGAGGCGAATCGAACATACGGCAGGTCGTCCCTGATCCCGAGAAGAGTCACTTTCTGCTGCAGCTCTCCGGGTTTTCCCAACTCTATGGAGGTCGCAATCAATTCCAGGGTGTCTCCCAACTGGTCCAGGAAGAATTGTATCCTGCTTCCCATGTCCTCGGACAGATATTCGCAGAAGCTCCCTGCCTGCGATCGGCTGAATTGCCGGCTGATTTCCGTCAGAAACAGGGTAGTGAGGGCAACGCCGATGATGGAGGTAGGGATCAGGAAGCCAAGAAGCTTGAAGAACAATTTCTTTTGGAAAAAAAGCATATTTTCTTCTACCGCACCGGCCGGGATAATAGCTACGGTCTTTTCATGAAGCTACATTGAGTACTCGATAATGTCTTTAAATTATACTATCTTAAGAGGAAACAGTATCAAGTCAAGCGGTTTGGCCGTCAGGCGTTTGTGATGTTCGAGCGTCCGACTTCGGGCCGCCGGAAGCTGCGACGGTCCCGGCCATGACGCAACGAACGGCGCCTGCAACTTCCCTCCGGGCCTTCGTTTCCGAACGAACCGGATTGCGATTGAAAAGGATTCTCATTTCTCCATGGCTGCATCCGGAGAGAGCGTCGTATGATCCATATTCGAGGTGAACGTTTCGGCAGGGCCATGGTTGCCATTTCCCTGTTCATACTCGGTCTGGTCCCGCCACCCGCTTCCGCGCAGGAGTTCTCCGTTTTCAACTCGGAAACCGGTTACTCCCTGGAACCCATTGTTGTCACTGCAACCCGGAGCGAACTTGGGTTGGATCGGGCTGCCGCGAATATTTCCGTGGTTACCAGGGATGAGTTCGAACTGACCCCCGTGAGAGATCTGGCTGAAGCCCTGCGTCTTGTTCCGGGACTGTTCGTGGACTTCAACGGGGGCCTGGGCAGCCTTGCCACGGCGTCGATCCATGGTTCCGAAGCCCGGCAGGTTACCATCTACATCGATGGTATCAAAGTGAACCAGTTGGCAAACCCCATAGCCGATCTTTCGCAATTCCCCCTGAACATCGTCGATCATGTGGAAATATACAAGGGGGCCGCTTCCTCCGCCTGGGGCTCGGCCTTGGGAGGCGTGATCAACATTATAACGCGGCCTCCCGCGGGCGGGAAGATCCTCGAAACGGAGACTCAACTGATCGCGGGTAGTGACGAAACCGTCATTGGAGGGGTTGGTTTGAGCGGCTCTCCGGGCTCATGGGGATATCGGGTTTCGGGAAACCATGCCGAAACCGACGGATTCATAGACCACGGTGAGGCGAAGCGCAATAACGCGTATGTCAACGTCCGGAAGCGATTCTCGGATGCGGTCGAAGCGTCTCTTACAGCCAATTATCTGCAAGGAGCCTTCGATAATCCGCTGCCCCAGCTGGAGTCGTTTTATGAACGCGTCGATTCCCGTCGCTTTTACCAGACCGCGCAAGTCCGGGTTGTACCGATCGATCCTTTGGAATTGAGCCTTTCGGCATGGAATCAAAGGTACGTCAACTTTTCGAACTACCATTATATGGATGAAGGTACGACCCAGAAAGCTTACCATTACGTTGAAAACACGTATGGCAGCTCTTTCCGGTCCTCTTACCATTGGAACGACGAGCATCAGTCGACGCTTGGCTGGGACGGCGAATGGGGTGGGTACAGCTTCAGCACCATCGGCGATGACCTGGATTCGCGAAATATGGCTGCTTACGCCAACGACGTGGTGTCTTTTGGTTCCATGACCGTTAACGCCGGATTGCGGTATGACGATAACTCGGAATTCGGGTCCCAGTTGAATCCGTCGGGCGGGGTTGTATACCGTATTGCTTTTTGGCGCACGAGGTTACGCACGCAAGTAGCCAGGGGTTTCAGCGCACCTCCTCTGATCTGGCTAAACGATCCCATGCGGGGAAATCCGGATTTGAAGCCTGAAACGGGTGTGGACATCGAAGCGGGATTCGATACCTTCCCAGTGAATGGGTTGCAGGTAAAAGTGAACGGCTTTTTGGCCGAAGTGGATGACCTGATGGTGTTCAACTTCGAGCGGGATCGCTACGAGAACCTTTCCAAAGCACGCCGAAGCGGCTTTGAAACGCGGGTGGGCGCGGATTTATTCTGGAATCTGGGATTGGACGCAGGAGTTACG is part of the Deltaproteobacteria bacterium genome and encodes:
- a CDS encoding sensor histidine kinase, translated to MLFFQKKLFFKLLGFLIPTSIIGVALTTLFLTEISRQFSRSQAGSFCEYLSEDMGSRIQFFLDQLGDTLELIATSIELGKPGELQQKVTLLGIRDDLPYVRFASLIERDGQVGLSSTTRKSEVMDKYRRLEFGDRIFSGPCLTSILRDEEGFPLMYATVPVHFRQRVERILFLELDARYFYQMFTSMVGLPGIILELIESKGMVVATNLVQNTFEASHVPYAYYLSHVGKGQRNRWEEEIQGEENLIHMRFYPETGWVFVVRGVYSRLFAQKAELYMESILIGAFMIWLCTVVGMYAARRFLKPIRSLHESAIAISRGDFSQKVNATSHDEVGRLAWDFDLMRSNLLDHIERELKAVEEKARLQNLAAMGEAASKVNHEIGNRLSNISMLLDLHRNQGISGSGQAFFQAIEQNVERIDQICRDFSRFSRSKFIHPEILPVQSFLSSIVEQNRLVLEKYGVTAELEVESDLPAIWADPGLLEHVFNNLIHNSLDAMSEGGTIHISARAWDHRLVVDFLDSGPGIAKEMHQTIFDPFFTTKRGKGTGLGLSIVRSVVQAHEGEVNCVEDGGGAHFVLTFPLWRSQGKKRTLEPEIPKVREETIEREARTS
- a CDS encoding sigma-54-dependent Fis family transcriptional regulator; amino-acid sequence: MKDFSTSKILLVDDNEEFLDIMSQLGKSSGFTFTTCSSPLRAINLLSQEEWDAVITDITMPEMSGLDLFRIVQDHDPRLPVIIITQYGSTEGAVEALKEGAYHYFEKPIRKDQELFWQTLRQGIIKMWQERELERLRKEKSLEKQVPAEILGISENVQEVKAAIREVAKYEIDLLITGETGTGKGLVARAIHDLSPRREGVFLTVNSAELPETLLETALFGHEKGAYTGAATRSQGYFETVNGGTLFLDEIGDASPALQTKLLRVLEEKTYQRVGGSERFRSDFRLVTATNMDLMKAIENGAFRRDLYHRINIYTIHLDPLRKRKEDISILARFFCRQLRMETGIEVEGITSQAEDLLHSYHWPGNVRELRNVVLRASVSCQGKMLRSPDIARHIPIGLDDADRAGSLHLKEMERRMIRLALVRAENNQTLAAKLLGVSRNTLISKIKAYGMEEELDSIAQNLGNPE
- a CDS encoding nitroreductase family protein, encoding MMDLSTLRISEELIPNWLGISHEKGALSVYDTVRAIIETRRSIREYSERPVTTETLQELIEIANWAPSPENAQNWRIVVVRNPEMLDRIKRFLTIAFDKQIKEKLGKALEEKPKVVSRTRGFFSTLGGAPAMIFVFVVPSGHGVEIDMQSAAAWTQTFLLASHSKGLATCWFAGVLYCEDEIRNELQVSEGRLANGITLGYPSKSRLYVPKRKNYPDALKWID
- a CDS encoding TonB-dependent receptor, yielding MIHIRGERFGRAMVAISLFILGLVPPPASAQEFSVFNSETGYSLEPIVVTATRSELGLDRAAANISVVTRDEFELTPVRDLAEALRLVPGLFVDFNGGLGSLATASIHGSEARQVTIYIDGIKVNQLANPIADLSQFPLNIVDHVEIYKGAASSAWGSALGGVINIITRPPAGGKILETETQLIAGSDETVIGGVGLSGSPGSWGYRVSGNHAETDGFIDHGEAKRNNAYVNVRKRFSDAVEASLTANYLQGAFDNPLPQLESFYERVDSRRFYQTAQVRVVPIDPLELSLSAWNQRYVNFSNYHYMDEGTTQKAYHYVENTYGSSFRSSYHWNDEHQSTLGWDGEWGGYSFSTIGDDLDSRNMAAYANDVVSFGSMTVNAGLRYDDNSEFGSQLNPSGGVVYRIAFWRTRLRTQVARGFSAPPLIWLNDPMRGNPDLKPETGVDIEAGFDTFPVNGLQVKVNGFLAEVDDLMVFNFERDRYENLSKARRSGFETRVGADLFWNLGLDAGVTFVDVVDKETDKVVQNIPRRFWDIQLRHTWKTVSQSLTGRRVYYNSSIPETKDRRFIVDYQIRIKFLNLGPSQELHVFGYVLNVFNTTQFQNPNFPQPDRSVQVGLSWRF